A genomic region of Trifolium pratense cultivar HEN17-A07 linkage group LG3, ARS_RC_1.1, whole genome shotgun sequence contains the following coding sequences:
- the LOC123917490 gene encoding flavonoid 3'-monooxygenase-like — protein MSLLLIAFSSFILSILIYHLVKFATKSSLPLPPGPKPWPIIGNMSDLGRIPHHSLAALATTYGPLMHLKLGFGDVIVAASASVAEQFLKVHDTNFSSRPPNARAKYMAYNYKDLVFAPYGRRWRLLRKISSVHLFSNKAIEEFKHLRQEEVARLTSNLASNYSNKKAVNLGQLLNVCTTNSLARVMLGKRVFDDGNVGCDPKADEFKAMVVEMMVLSGVFNISDYVPSLEWLDIQGVQAKMTNLQNRFDVFLTNIIEEHETSNSKNEKHKDLLSTLLSLKEETDDDEDKLTDIEIKALLLDMFVAGTDTSSSTIEWAIAELLKNPRILAQVQEELDNVVGRERNVNEDDIPNLPYFQAVIKETFRLHPSTPLSLPRIASESCEIFGYHIPKGSTLLVNVWAIARDPKEWTNPLEFKPERFLPGGEKCDVDVKGNSFEVIPFGAGRRICVGMSLGIRIVQLLTATLAHSFDWELENGLNAEKLNMDEAYGLTLQRVVPLSVHPKPRLSPHVYSS, from the exons ATGTCGCTATTGCTCATTGCATTCTCTAGTTTTATATTGTCAATACTAATATACCATCTTGTGAAATTTGCAACAAAATCTTCACTACCACTTCCACCGGGACCAAAACCATGGCCTATAATAGGTAACATGTCAGACTTAGGCCGTATTCCACATCATTCTCTTGCAGCCTTGGCTACTACCTACGGTCCTTTGATGCACCTCAAGTTAGGCTTTGGAGATGTTATTGTGGCGGCTTCAGCCTCCGTGGCCGAACAGTTCTTAAAGGTTCATGATACTAATTTTAGTAGTCGGCCGCCTAATGCTAGAGCTAAATACATGGCTTATAACTACAAGGATCTTGTGTTTGCTCCTTATGGTCGTCGATGGCGATTGCTTCGAAAAATCTCATCTGTTCATCTTTTCTCAAACAAAGCCATAGAAGAATTCAAACACTTGCGTCAG GAAGAGGTAGCAAGATTGACAAGCAATTTGGCAAGTAACTATTCCAACAAAAAAGCAGTGAACTTGGGACAATTATTGAATGTTTGTACAACTAATTCACTTGCTAGGGTTATGTTAGGAAAAAGAGTATTCGATGATGGGAATGTTGGTTGTGACCCTAAAGCTGATGAGTTCAAAGCTATGGTTGTTGAAATGATGGTATTATCTGGAGTATTCAATATAAGTGATTATGTTCCTTCATTGGAATGGTTAGACATTCAAGGAGTTCAAGCTAAAATGACAAATTTACAGAATAGATTTGATGTATTTTTAACAAACATTATTGAAGAACACGAGACTTCAAATTCTAAAAATGAGAAACATAAGGATTTATTGAGTACTTTATTGTCACTTAAAGAGGAAAcggatgatgatgaagataaaCTCACTGATATTGAGATCAAAGCACTTCTTTTG gACATGTTTGTAGCTGGGACTGACACATCATCAAGCACAATAGAATGGGCTATTGCAGAACTACTCAAAAACCCAAGAATCTTAGCCCAAGTCCAGGAAGAATTGGACAATGTTGTGGGCCGAGAAAGGAATGTGAATGAAGATGATATCCCTAATCTACCTTACTTTCAAGCAGTGATAAAAGAAACATTTCGCCTACATCCATCAACACCTCTTTCGCTTCCACGAATTGCATCTGAAAGTTGCGAGATTTTTGGTTACCACATTCCAAAGGGTTCAACTCTTTTGGTTAATGTATGGGCCATAGCACGTGACCCGAAAGAATGGACTAATCCATTAGAGTTCAAGCCCGAACGATTCTTACCAGGTGGTGAGAAGTGTGATGTTGATGTTAAGGGGAATAGTTTTGAAGTTATACCTTTTGGTGCCGGACGTAGAATATGTGTTGGGATGAGTCTTGGGATTCGTATAGTCCAACTTCTCACTGCTACATTGGCCCATTCCTTTGATTGGGAACTTGAAAATGGGCTCAATGCTgaaaaattgaacatggatgaAGCTTACGGACTTACTCTTCAACGAGTTGTGCCATTATCAGTGCATCCTAAACCTAGGCTCTCGCCACACGTGTACTCATCATGA